One Cryptomeria japonica chromosome 9, Sugi_1.0, whole genome shotgun sequence genomic window carries:
- the LOC131044525 gene encoding 3-ketoacyl-CoA synthase 8, translated as MKPWVGFVCLLLLLLRISSVLAHLFVAAALGWLLLQILGKRGWRECYLVDFTCYKPSAERQVNTEMSIYLSARTEPIIPEHSKFQWKIFLRSGLGEETSLPRFVFNDEMVATLQEARVEMEETFFATADELFARTGVTPQDIDILIVTVSTFTVTPSHASVVANHYKMKENVKTFNLSGMGCSAGVLAVNMAKALLLVNPDSYALILCTENTTVNANYPGKDRTFMLTNSLFRVGGAALLLSNKPQDAARAKLRLLHTVRVNVAADEEAYGCISVTEDDDGVYGVRLRPSLHTIAAKALTTNLAKLGPKVLPLREQLYYAYNWLCIKLLKMKVEAYVPNFKLAFQHFCVHPGGRGVISGIGKSLKLNEYDLEASRMALFRFGNTSTSGVWYEMAYLHAKGRLKVGERVLQIALGSGFKCNTAVWEVVREKHPLESSCWDECLHRYPCDTKKNYTDDFCDQWLSRVTPIETTSNDLDTNTT; from the coding sequence ATGAAGCCTTGGGTTGGTTTTGTATGCTTGCTACTGCTGCTTCTCCGCATCAGCTCAGTTCTGGCGCACCTATTTGTGGCGGCGGCACTGGGGTGGCTGCTGCTTCAAATCCTCGGCAAACGAGGGTGGCGAGAATGTTATCTTGTCGACTTCACCTGCTACAAACCGTCGGCGGAGCGCCAAGTTAACACGGAGATGAGCATTTACCTTTCGGCAAGGACGGAGCCTATCATTCCAGAACATTCCAAATTCCAGTGGAAAATATTTCTGCGCTCCGGTCTGGGGGAAGAGACTTCGCTGCCGCGCTTCGTTTTCAACGACGAAATGGTGGCGACATTGCAGGAAGCGCGTGTGGAGATGGAGGAGACCTTCTTCGCAACGGCGGACGAGCTGTTCGCCAGGACGGGTGTCACGCCGCAAGATATCGATATACTCATCGTAACGGTCTCCACTTTCACGGTGACGCCGTCGCACGCGTCCGTTGTTGCGAACCACTATAAGATGAAGGAAAACGTGAAGACGTTTAATCTTTCTGGCATGGGGTGCAGCGCCGGCGTTTTAGCGGTGAACATGGCCAAAGCTCTGTTGCTCGTAAATCCGGACTCGTACGCTCTCATCCTCTGCACCGAGAACACAACCGTCAATGCAAACTACCCCGGCAAAGACAGAACCTTCATGCTCACCAACTCCCTCTTCAGAGTTGGCGGCGCCGCCTTGCTTCTCTCCAACAAACCGCAAGACGCCGCGCGAGCCAAATTGCGGCTGCTCCACACTGTTCGGGTCAACGTGGCCGCCGACGAGGAGGCCTACGGTTGCATATCTGTGACGGAGGACGATGACGGCGTCTACGGGGTCCGTCTCCGCCCTTCTCTACACACAATTGCTGCAAAGGCCTTGACTACCAACTTAGCCAAGCTCGGCCCCAAAGTTCTTCCCTTGCGCGAGCAGCTGTACTACGCCTACAATTGGCTCTGCATAAAATTGTTGAAGATGAAGGTGGAGGCCTATGTTCCCAACTTCAAGCTGGCGTTCCAGCACTTTTGCGTCCACCCGGGAGGTCGCGGCGTCATTAGCGGAATCGGGAAAAGCCTGAAGCTGAATGAGTACGATCTGGAGGCGTCGCGTATGGCGCTTTTTCGCTTCGGCAACACATCCACGAGCGGCGTGTGGTACGAAATGGCGTACTTGCATGCAAAAGGGCGGCTCAAGGTTGGCGAGCGCGTGCTGCAGATTGCGTTGGGATCAGGGTTCAAGTGCAACACCGCCGTTTGGGAAGTGGTGAGAGAGAAGCATCCTTTGGAGAGCAGCTGCTGGGACGAGTGCCTTCACAGGTATCCCTGCGATACCAAAAAAAACTACACGGATGATTTCTGTGACCAGTGGTTAAGTCGTGTCACCCCTATAGAAACTACTTCCAACGACTTGGACACCAACACTACCTGA